The bacterium nucleotide sequence ATCTTCTTTTCGCCCGGGCAGACAATGTGATGACGCTGTGCGAAATGAAGTGTTCTGCCGCTCCGACAGGGATGGATGTAATCCGAGAGGTGGATCGAAAAGTGCATTTATTGCAACAGGAGTTCCCTTCTAAAACAATACAACGTGTTCTTGTTATTCAGGGCGAACCCTCCCGTGAGGTGCTTCAATCAGGCTATTTCTATCGTATTATTCATGCCAATGAATTGGCGGGAATCTAAGAAACCGTTCATTACGTTCGGAGGGGGATTGCAGGATCCCGCTAACTGAGAACGCACGGTAGCGGTAGTGATGAGGCCCGCGCATGTGTATCCGCCAGGGCAGACACATCTAAATACCAGCCAATCCAAGAGATTTGAACAGAAGTCGCGAAGCTCGCAAAGGTGAATGTGGCTTGAAGAATCAAAGACTTGTCACCTCCTGCCGAGGGTCGGTGCGGGATTTTTATTTCTGGCCCGCCTGCATCGCTAAGAAAACCTTTTCCTGCCCTGAGCCTGTCGAACGGGCTTCGCGGGCTTTGCGACTTCTGTTCGAATTTTCTCCCAGTCAAAATCATGACCAAGATTCGATTGATCCAATTCGTAAGATCCTGAAACGGTGAAATAACGGACACGATGTCGTGCCCCTATATCAGGAGATCTGGATTCAATCCACCCGTTATATTGCAAAGATGCAAATAAGTGTGTTTGTGCATCTAAATCTAAACCATTTACTAACAATATGTTACAATGCAAAAAAAACCATGCAAAGCCTATGGACAGAGAGTCTGGTAAGCAGTAATATATCTACATCGTATGAGTAGCACCATTAACAGCAAGGCGGTCGCGGAATTGGCCAAAGTGTCGTTGGCCACAGTTTCCCGCGTGATTCATGATAGCCCCTTTATCAGTGCGGAGACCAAGCGCACGGTTCGTGGAGCGATGCAGACCTTGGGATATCAGCCGGCGGCGCCGGGTCGGCGTCAACGGCGTACCCGCAGTGCCCGGCGCACCAACCGGATCGCGCTGGTGGTGGCCGGACTTCCCCGGGCGGCCATGAATGCGCCGGTTTATCTCGACGTCTTGCATGGGGTTGAGGCGGCGGTGCGCGAGAGCGGTAAAGCGCTCATGCTGCTCCATCTGTCGTCGGAGGCGGCCAGTCCGGCGGAGTTGTCCTCGCAGAAGGTCGATGGGGTGGTGCTGTTCGGGTCCACGCAGGATGAACGCCTGATTCGCCGTTTGCAGGGAACTCCCTGCGTTCAGGTCATGGGGAAGATCGAGCCCCGCGCGTTGTGGGATCACGTCTCCTATGACAACGGAAGCCTGGGGCGGATTGCCGCCGATTATCTCCTCGGGCGCGGGCACCGGCATACCGCCTTCATTTCGAGCACGCGGCAGCCGTTTTTTATCGAGCGCGGCGAGGTGTTCCAGCGCGCCATGGCGGCGGGCGGTGGAACCAGCTTGGAGTTTGAGGATATGGCGTTGCTCGATACGTCCGAAGAGCTCTTGCAGGCGAACCCCGACCGGATGCGGGTGCTGGTGGACCAGTTGCTTGCCGGGAATCCCCGGCCGACCGCCGTCTTCCTGTCGGCCGACACGCTGGCGCTGGGGTTCTATGCCGAGTTGCAGCGGCGCGGCGTGAAAGCCGGCGAAGATCTGGATGTGATCGGGTGTAACAACGAACGAATCCTCCTGGCCCATCTGAGCCCGCGTCCGGCCACGATTGACATCCATGCCGAGCAAGTGGGGCGCAAAGCCGTGGAGCGTTTGCTCTGGCGTCTCGACCATCCCCGCGAACCGCGTATGACCGTGGCGCTGGAGCCGACACTGGTTCCGGGTGACGGGGTGGAAGAGTTTCAAGATGAAACGAGTTTCAAACATGGATATGCAGGATTTACAGGATGAGTACATGAGTGTCGCGGTTACAGTTACAAAAGAGGGGGAGAATCAAATGAACACAGGAATGAATATGAATAAGATCATAGGGCAATGGATCGCGGTGATCGTGATGGCGTTGGCGGCGGGAACGGAGGGGGCGGGTACCGTCACCGTCACCGATGATTTCAGCACGTCCCACGACTACTTGACGGCAGGCGTCAGCGGCACGATCTGGGACGGGGTTTACAACCAATCAGCCGCCAACGTTCTCAATACGACGGGCACCCCGAACCAGTTGACCATCGGCACTACCACCAACGGTGCGGTCGGTTGGGAAGGCACGAAGGCCACTGCCCCGTTCCTCTACAAAAGCGTGACCGGCGACTTCGATGCCCGCGTCCAGGTGACCGCCGGGACAACGGCCAACTATACGATTGCCGGGCTGCTGGTCCGCCTGAACCCGGCCAATGCCGACGGTAACGCGGCAGAGGACTTCGTGATGGTCACCTATAAATGGTTCAACGCCTATAACGGGCTCTTTAGCGTCAATGACAACGCCCCCAGCGAAACACAGTTTACCGCCGGCGGCGGGAAATACTTGCGGCTGACGCGCACCGGCAACGTATTCAATGTGTATACCAGCAGCGACGGGACGACTTGGACGAAACAGGCATGGAACGGCGGCAGCACTGACCTCACCCGCGCCGACCTCGGCGGCACCGTGCAGCTCGGCCTGACCGAGGGCGCGTACATCATCACCGTCGCTCCCACGTGGGTTCGGTTCGACAACTTCTCGTTGACAACCACGAACACCGCCACAACGACCACGTTGGCCTCTTCGGCCAATCCGTCCACCGTCGGCGATTCGGTCACCTTCACGGCGACGATCGCTCCGGCCAGCGGCGCGGTTGTTCCCACGGGATCGGTTCAGTTCATGACCAATGGCGTCGCCTTGGGCGCGCCGGTCACGGTCACCACCGGAACTAGCCCGACCGGCACCGCGTCCATCGCCACCAGCGCGCTGCCGGTGGGAACGCACACGGTCACGGCGGTATTCACCGCCACCGGCGCTTTCGACGACAGCACCGGTACGCTGCCCGGCAGCCAGAGTGTCACCTTGCCAGCCGTCGGCACCACCACCACGCTGGCGCTGCGTAGTCCATGGACTTCCTCCTCGACCTACGGCGATGCGTTGCAGTTTGACGTGACGGTGACCGGCACCAGCCCGTCAGGAACGGTGAAGATCAGGAACGGCGGCTTCGGCGGCACCGAGATTGGCACGGGCACCTTGTCCGGAGGCTCCGTGATCGTGACCCTAAACCCGTTGAACGCGTTGACGGCGGGCAGCCACGCCAACATCGTGGCCGTTTACCTAGGCGACAGTGGCAATGCCTCCAGCACATCAACGGCCCTGGGCACTCAAACGGTGGCAAAGAAGGCACTGACCATCCCCAACGCGGCGGCGCAGAACAAAACTGATAACGGCAATAACACCGCCACCCTCACTGGCACGCTTGCCGGAGTGGTGAGCCCCGACTCGGTGACGCTGACACTGTCCGGCACTTTCGCAGACGCGAACCCGGGGATCAACAAACCCGTAACCTCCACCTCCACCATTGACGCGACCTCGCAGGCCAACTACACCCTGACGCAGCCCACCGGCCTGACGGCTTCCATTGTGGCGGTGGGGGCTGCGAACTATACCAATTCGGCGTCCGGAAATTGGAGTGCGGCAGGAAGCTGGACGGGCACTTCGCCCACCGCCAGCGGCGTATCGGAAGCCGTGATCGTCTTCAAGCCCACGGCTATCGACAATAGTATTAATGATTTGTCCGGTGCGTTCTGGCTCAACCAGTTGAATGTGGTGCCGAACTACGCCGTGAATCTTTCTGCCTCCGGCGGCAACTCCCTGCTCTTCACAAAAACCAGCGGCGGCACCCTGCCGTCGATCGCCAATGCTGGAACCAGCACACTCACCCTCAACACGCCCATCACCCTGGCCACCAACCTGACCATTAACGCGGTGTCCGGTGGCGCCATCACCACCACCAGCAACATCACGGACGGCGCGTTGGGTTATGGCATCACCAGTAGCGGAGCCGGCACCCTGACGCTCTCCGGCGCTAACACCTTTTCAGGCGGACTGACGTCGACTGGCGCCGGCACTACCTGGTTGCGCGACAACACCATGAACTTGGGCTCAGTGGTGCTCAGTAAAGCTAATGGTGCAGGTAATGTACTCAACCTTACCAATGTCACCCTGACTTCCGGACCCGTAACGATAGGGGCTTTGTGGAATAATGGCGAGAGTGTGAATCTTTATTCCAATACCCAATGGAACGCGGCAAGTCTTGATATGCCCGCCAATGCTAATGCGAAGTTGACTATCAATGGCGGAGCAACTCTGAATGTAACCAACGGCTTCAGCTTACGCGCTGGCGATATCATCCTCAACGATGGATCAACCGTGAGTGTTTGCAACTCAGGCATAACGAAACCGTTCTGGGATTCTGCCAATCTCCGCCTCAACGGCGGGAGTCTCGTAATCTCCAACTGCCCCACTGCTCTAAGCTGCGGCGGTGGTTATTTTCCAATAACGATCAGCAACGGTACAGTCATGGTCGCCAACTGTCCTGTCGCCTTCGGCGGTAGTGGCGGCGGGACGGTGTCCCAATACGGAGGCACGGTAATCATCAACAGCAATGCCGCTTTCAACACTAGCACCTATGACATGCCGACCTACGCCATCAGCGGGGGCAGCCTGATCCTGACGAATGGCGCGTATATTCCGGCCTTTCACACTTTTACTGCGAGTGGAAATGCGGTGGTATCAGTCGGCACTTCCGCTTCCGGGAAGCAGAATAATTTTAGCGGCATTTGGTCACCAGTGGTCACCATTACGAACAACGCGCAGGTCACGTTTGCCACCGCGCCCCAGATCGCTAATGGCTCTTTTAATTATAATGCTACTCTGAACCTGGACGGCGGTGTGCTGACCGTGCCGGGGTTTGTGACGAGTGCGGGGACTGGGGCAAGCACGGTCAACTTCAATGGTGGCACCCTGCGATTCTCCGCCAATAACACTGTGGCTAATTATAGTTATACCACCAACTTTGTGCTGGCTGGCGGCGCGGTCATTGACAGTAGCGCCATGGCGGTAACAAATAACCAAGCGCTGCTTAACGGCACTGGCGGCGGAGCGGATGGCGGGCTGACCAAGCTCGGCGCCGGCAGTTTGACACTGGGCACGAACAATACCTACAAGGGCAGCACAACGATCAGTAATGGCACCTTGAGACTGTTGGCCACGGGGTCGATCAGCAACTCGGCCGTGATCAATGTGACGAGCGGCACCGTGTTCGATGTGAGTGCCTGGACTTCGGGGTACACCCTCACGAACAACCAGATTCTTGAGGGGAGCGGATTGGTGACCGGTTCGGTCGTGGTCGCCTCCGGCGCCGGAGTTTCCGGCGGGATTACGAATGACATCGGAACGCTGACGTGTGCCAGCAATCTGACCCTGAATGCAGGCGCCAATGTCTATTGGAACTACAGCACCACCACGGCAGATGTCGTGAACGTGAACGGGATACTGTCACTGCCTTCGAACGCGACGGTAAACGTCAGTGGAACCGGCGTCCTGCCGTCCCAAGTCTTATTGTTTTCTTCAGCAAATCCAGTCAACATCAGCGGGGCGACAGACTTGCGCGGGTGGACGATCACCGGCGCCAAGGCAACGACGCGTGCCATCAAATCGGGTAATCAGGTGTACCTGGTGACCTCCAGTGGGATGGTTATCATCTTGCAGTAACGACATCACGATGGGGGGGTGTTATGACTGTTTATAGAAAAATGTTTTCAGCGGTGGCCCTGGGGTGGGTGGTCGCCGCTGGCTGGCAAGCCGAGGCCGGGTTTGTGGTGGACAACTTCGATGGCTACACTTTGCCGACGAATGTCAATCAACTCGCTAACGGATGGGGGGCGGATGATACTACCGCCGTGGTGACCAATCTCCTGTCGGACTCCGCGCCGAACTCGGTCTTTGTTCCGCAGTGGCTGACGGTCTCGAATGCCGTCAGCCTGTCGGGCGCGACCTATCCCCATGTCTGGACGGAGTGCGCCGTATACGACAGCGGCCGGCTGATCCCGGGTACGGAACCGGTTCCGAGTGGAAGAGAGGGCGTCATGTTGGGGGTCAGCACCGGGGGCTATGCCATCGTGTATGACCCCGGAGTGACCAACTGGGTCACCTACACTAATGATGTATGGGGGACCAACATGTACCTTCAGGCCAATGCGTGGGCCGTTTTTTCGGTGTTAGAGAAT carries:
- a CDS encoding LacI family DNA-binding transcriptional regulator, coding for MSSTINSKAVAELAKVSLATVSRVIHDSPFISAETKRTVRGAMQTLGYQPAAPGRRQRRTRSARRTNRIALVVAGLPRAAMNAPVYLDVLHGVEAAVRESGKALMLLHLSSEAASPAELSSQKVDGVVLFGSTQDERLIRRLQGTPCVQVMGKIEPRALWDHVSYDNGSLGRIAADYLLGRGHRHTAFISSTRQPFFIERGEVFQRAMAAGGGTSLEFEDMALLDTSEELLQANPDRMRVLVDQLLAGNPRPTAVFLSADTLALGFYAELQRRGVKAGEDLDVIGCNNERILLAHLSPRPATIDIHAEQVGRKAVERLLWRLDHPREPRMTVALEPTLVPGDGVEEFQDETSFKHGYAGFTG
- a CDS encoding Ig-like domain repeat protein → MNKIIGQWIAVIVMALAAGTEGAGTVTVTDDFSTSHDYLTAGVSGTIWDGVYNQSAANVLNTTGTPNQLTIGTTTNGAVGWEGTKATAPFLYKSVTGDFDARVQVTAGTTANYTIAGLLVRLNPANADGNAAEDFVMVTYKWFNAYNGLFSVNDNAPSETQFTAGGGKYLRLTRTGNVFNVYTSSDGTTWTKQAWNGGSTDLTRADLGGTVQLGLTEGAYIITVAPTWVRFDNFSLTTTNTATTTTLASSANPSTVGDSVTFTATIAPASGAVVPTGSVQFMTNGVALGAPVTVTTGTSPTGTASIATSALPVGTHTVTAVFTATGAFDDSTGTLPGSQSVTLPAVGTTTTLALRSPWTSSSTYGDALQFDVTVTGTSPSGTVKIRNGGFGGTEIGTGTLSGGSVIVTLNPLNALTAGSHANIVAVYLGDSGNASSTSTALGTQTVAKKALTIPNAAAQNKTDNGNNTATLTGTLAGVVSPDSVTLTLSGTFADANPGINKPVTSTSTIDATSQANYTLTQPTGLTASIVAVGAANYTNSASGNWSAAGSWTGTSPTASGVSEAVIVFKPTAIDNSINDLSGAFWLNQLNVVPNYAVNLSASGGNSLLFTKTSGGTLPSIANAGTSTLTLNTPITLATNLTINAVSGGAITTTSNITDGALGYGITSSGAGTLTLSGANTFSGGLTSTGAGTTWLRDNTMNLGSVVLSKANGAGNVLNLTNVTLTSGPVTIGALWNNGESVNLYSNTQWNAASLDMPANANAKLTINGGATLNVTNGFSLRAGDIILNDGSTVSVCNSGITKPFWDSANLRLNGGSLVISNCPTALSCGGGYFPITISNGTVMVANCPVAFGGSGGGTVSQYGGTVIINSNAAFNTSTYDMPTYAISGGSLILTNGAYIPAFHTFTASGNAVVSVGTSASGKQNNFSGIWSPVVTITNNAQVTFATAPQIANGSFNYNATLNLDGGVLTVPGFVTSAGTGASTVNFNGGTLRFSANNTVANYSYTTNFVLAGGAVIDSSAMAVTNNQALLNGTGGGADGGLTKLGAGSLTLGTNNTYKGSTTISNGTLRLLATGSISNSAVINVTSGTVFDVSAWTSGYTLTNNQILEGSGLVTGSVVVASGAGVSGGITNDIGTLTCASNLTLNAGANVYWNYSTTTADVVNVNGILSLPSNATVNVSGTGVLPSQVLLFSSANPVNISGATDLRGWTITGAKATTRAIKSGNQVYLVTSSGMVIILQ